The following proteins are encoded in a genomic region of Dialister hominis:
- a CDS encoding methyl-accepting chemotaxis domain-containing protein — translation MYNEDKKIYAAFAAIALIIAFFGVGYLLGIRNASAGNENSVSGAVERAADSVDRTAERLDDASDSIRDAEKTADDISRTGAEIGNTVDEIKQSDSQFETGLDDVTKIVDRCQERNNRIAEILSSAESTSGGSRKAESITEKAK, via the coding sequence ATGTATAATGAAGATAAGAAAATCTATGCTGCTTTTGCCGCTATTGCTCTTATTATTGCCTTTTTTGGAGTCGGATATTTGCTGGGCATCCGAAACGCCAGCGCAGGAAACGAGAACTCTGTCAGCGGAGCAGTGGAGCGAGCTGCAGACTCTGTTGACAGAACAGCAGAGCGACTTGACGATGCTTCAGACTCGATTAGAGACGCTGAAAAAACAGCAGACGACATCAGCAGAACAGGCGCAGAAATTGGAAACACAGTCGACGAAATTAAACAGTCAGATAGCCAGTTTGAAACTGGACTTGATGATGTCACAAAAATCGTTGACAGATGCCAGGAGCGAAATAACCGGATTGCAGAAATCCTTAGCAGCGCTGAAAGTACAAGTGGAGGATCTCGAAAAGCAGAATCAATCACTGAAAAAGCAAAATAA
- a CDS encoding GH25 family lysozyme encodes MKKGIDVSENNGNINWPAVKDAGFDFAIIRLGYGRGHLDGKFYDNVNGALNAGIKIGVYYYSEATDASEARAEADFALYVMQDAGITPDMLEMGVWFDEENDSWKSERLTDPAEITDICTTFINTLEEAGYHCGLYANYDYLTNVIDMSRLTGVPVWCAQYNSQCDYDGAAIWQCTDNYFINGAQFDKNYSF; translated from the coding sequence ATGAAAAAAGGAATTGATGTTTCTGAAAATAACGGAAATATTAACTGGCCGGCGGTTAAAGATGCCGGTTTTGATTTTGCAATCATTCGACTAGGATACGGAAGGGGCCACCTGGATGGAAAATTCTATGACAATGTGAATGGAGCTTTAAATGCTGGTATTAAAATTGGCGTTTATTATTACTCGGAAGCCACTGATGCGTCGGAGGCCCGTGCAGAAGCAGATTTCGCGCTTTATGTCATGCAGGATGCCGGCATCACTCCGGATATGCTGGAGATGGGCGTATGGTTTGATGAAGAAAATGACAGCTGGAAATCGGAGAGGCTGACTGATCCGGCAGAAATTACGGATATCTGCACCACATTTATCAACACTCTGGAAGAAGCCGGATATCATTGTGGCTTGTATGCCAACTATGATTACTTGACCAACGTCATTGATATGAGCCGCCTTACAGGTGTTCCTGTATGGTGCGCCCAGTATAACAGCCAGTGCGACTATGATGGTGCTGCCATCTGGCAGTGCACGGATAACTATTTCATCAATGGTGCTCAGTTTGATAAGAACTATTCTTTCTGA
- a CDS encoding phage holin family protein: MDINTLLIYTQKAVSRLIDGWPFKIAVGGIVALVQFHLELLTLFALLIVIDLATKWVELSYNNIKTENYTPSLIDAIKAIPTAHRAGIISSRVMKTQFCGKIIVYCVIVIAGSIADEMTAHVHTGGMIMPLCVSYLAASELLSIIENLNDAGVSAVGGLVQLIKGRRIR, from the coding sequence ATGGATATTAACACCTTGCTTATTTACACGCAGAAAGCGGTCAGCCGTTTAATTGACGGTTGGCCGTTTAAAATTGCCGTGGGCGGGATTGTTGCACTTGTACAATTTCACCTTGAACTGCTAACACTGTTTGCACTGCTGATTGTAATTGACCTGGCGACAAAGTGGGTAGAACTTTCATACAACAACATAAAAACAGAAAACTATACACCGAGTTTAATTGATGCAATTAAGGCTATCCCAACAGCACATAGAGCAGGAATCATCTCTAGTAGAGTCATGAAGACGCAGTTCTGTGGAAAGATCATAGTGTACTGCGTGATTGTCATCGCCGGAAGCATTGCAGATGAAATGACAGCCCATGTACACACAGGGGGGATGATAATGCCGCTCTGTGTGTCTTATCTGGCCGCTTCAGAGCTTCTCAGCATTATAGAAAATCTAAATGATGCTGGGGTCAGTGCAGTAGGTGGGCTTGTGCAACTCATTAAAGGGAGGAGGATAAGATGA